One window of the Haloarcula halobia genome contains the following:
- a CDS encoding translation initiation factor IF-5A, translating into MAKEQTEVRELDEGSYVMIEDTPCKIDSYSTAKPGKHGSAKARIDARGVFDKKKRSLSQPVDAKVWVPIITRKQGQVVSTDGDDAQVMDLDTYETFTMRQPEDVDLQPDDEIEYLEYEDQRLITRS; encoded by the coding sequence ATGGCAAAAGAGCAGACCGAGGTTCGTGAACTCGACGAGGGCAGCTACGTGATGATCGAGGACACCCCGTGCAAGATAGACTCCTACAGCACGGCAAAGCCCGGCAAACACGGCAGCGCGAAGGCCCGCATCGACGCCCGTGGCGTCTTCGACAAGAAAAAGCGGTCGCTGTCCCAGCCCGTCGACGCGAAGGTGTGGGTCCCCATCATCACCCGAAAGCAGGGCCAGGTCGTCTCGACGGACGGCGACGACGCCCAGGTGATGGACCTGGACACATACGAGACGTTCACCATGCGCCAGCCCGAGGACGTCGACCTCCAGCCCGACGACGAGATCGAGTACTTAGAGTACGAGGACCAGCGCCTCATCACCCGGTCGTAA
- a CDS encoding GIDE domain-containing protein produces the protein MVLPQLLALVFAAVGLYLLWSGLRQLVPVYHVLRNDPMPVRSLSGHAGPVELLGTAVAGDEGTVTAPFTGSECLAYTYEVEERRSSGKTTHWETLDSGQGGVDFVLDDGTDRVRVDPTGADVHFEAHSVTVPPGTELPDRLARYVASTDSVDAQDRTVNLLVTELDVGNRQRFTERRLDVGEQGYVYGVARRGPPPEWGSDLVDAVVGAGDAAPAFVISDTSERGTAWRIAREALWRLVVGAVLTVVLLGFLASFVP, from the coding sequence ATGGTCCTCCCGCAGTTGCTCGCCCTCGTCTTCGCCGCCGTCGGCCTCTATCTCCTCTGGTCCGGCCTCCGGCAGCTGGTGCCGGTCTATCACGTCCTCCGGAACGATCCGATGCCGGTGCGGTCGCTGTCGGGTCACGCCGGTCCCGTGGAACTCCTCGGGACGGCCGTCGCCGGCGACGAGGGCACCGTCACCGCGCCGTTCACCGGCAGCGAGTGTCTGGCCTACACCTACGAGGTCGAGGAGCGCCGCTCCTCGGGGAAGACCACCCACTGGGAGACGCTGGATTCGGGGCAGGGCGGCGTCGACTTCGTCCTCGACGACGGCACCGACCGGGTCCGTGTCGACCCCACGGGCGCCGACGTCCACTTCGAGGCCCACAGCGTCACCGTTCCGCCGGGGACGGAGCTGCCCGACCGGCTGGCGCGCTACGTCGCGTCGACCGATAGCGTCGACGCCCAGGATCGGACGGTGAACCTGCTGGTGACGGAACTCGACGTTGGCAACAGGCAGCGGTTCACCGAACGTCGCCTCGACGTGGGCGAGCAGGGCTACGTCTACGGCGTGGCCCGTCGCGGCCCCCCACCGGAGTGGGGCAGTGACCTCGTCGACGCCGTCGTCGGGGCGGGCGACGCCGCGCCGGCGTTCGTCATCTCCGATACGAGCGAGCGGGGCACCGCCTGGCGGATCGCCCGGGAGGCGCTGTGGCGTCTCGTCGTGGGCGCCGTCCTCACGGTGGTGCTGCTCGGGTTTCTCGCCTCGTTCGTTCCGTGA
- a CDS encoding Nif3-like dinuclear metal center hexameric protein has protein sequence MNAGDIAARLDDRLDIDAYADVDASPNGLQVGPATQPVETVAFAVDAAVETIDRASDAGADLLVTHHGIVWGGIDRVTGTHYRRVAPLVDDDLALYVAHLPLDGHQTLGNAAGLADLLDLDNRAPFGTMGGVYIGQQGRLTEPATVADLASTLDDALDTGGRDVRVLDFGPTTVEDVAVVTGSGVDWLDEAVEAGADALVTGEGKQQVYHEAREAGINVVLAGHYATETFGVRSLESLVGEWGLETTFVDCPTGL, from the coding sequence ATGAACGCAGGCGACATCGCGGCACGACTCGACGACCGACTGGACATCGACGCCTACGCCGACGTCGACGCGAGTCCGAACGGCCTGCAGGTCGGACCGGCGACGCAACCGGTCGAGACCGTCGCGTTCGCCGTCGACGCGGCCGTCGAGACCATCGACCGCGCGAGCGACGCGGGCGCGGACCTGCTCGTGACCCACCACGGCATCGTCTGGGGCGGCATAGATCGGGTCACGGGGACCCACTACCGGCGGGTCGCGCCGCTCGTCGACGACGACCTGGCGCTGTACGTCGCCCACCTCCCGCTGGACGGCCACCAGACGCTCGGGAACGCCGCCGGCCTCGCGGACCTGCTGGACCTGGACAACCGCGCCCCGTTCGGGACGATGGGCGGCGTCTACATCGGCCAGCAGGGTCGGCTGACCGAGCCGGCCACCGTCGCCGACCTGGCCTCGACCCTGGACGACGCGCTCGACACCGGCGGGCGGGACGTGCGCGTGCTCGATTTCGGCCCGACGACGGTCGAGGACGTCGCCGTCGTCACCGGCAGCGGCGTCGACTGGCTCGACGAGGCCGTCGAGGCCGGCGCGGACGCGCTTGTCACCGGCGAAGGCAAACAGCAGGTCTACCACGAGGCCCGCGAGGCGGGCATCAACGTCGTGCTGGCGGGCCACTACGCCACGGAGACGTTCGGCGTCCGCTCGCTGGAGTCGCTCGTCGGGGAGTGGGGACTCGAGACCACGTTCGTCGACTGCCCGACAGGGCTTTAG
- a CDS encoding ABC1 kinase family protein: MNFRAYWRFFVVARQFLPLLLAYARDRKRFVLFGSSRQVTPEQRRARAQSLLDSLLTLGPTFIKLGQLLSTRPDVLPPEYIDEFSKLQDRVPPAAWAEAKVVLEEDLGPIEERFDEFETEAISGASLGQVYRASVDGDPVAVKIRRPGIEDLVEADLRVIKWSLPIIMYFVGEARSFSLETLADEFSKTIREEMDYEREARMLTEIRGNFLENDRIRIPTVRDSHSTRRVLTMEYVPGTKINDLDDLDERGIDRTELAETLQRSYLQMIIDDGVFHADPHPGNLAVQDDGTLVFYDFGMSGRVDPFVQDKIVDFYAAVADQNIDAILDALIEMGTLSPEADRQVMGDVMELAIADARGEDIEQYRVQQIVQQVEDTIYEFPLRLPSNLALVLRVATVVEGVCVTLDPDFDFIEVATGYLQSQGFIAAGARSFVEDRAREVQDATRSAVRIPPKLESVLDRVEREDLVVRADIEDSDRLLERMTKRLILGMLLASTLFSTAFLYAESTQLVAAVAGAVVLALVAGLWWSFRTKKGVRAKPQFTRQSMREREVEPSGGLATSFDDEGGDGS; encoded by the coding sequence GTGAACTTCCGCGCCTACTGGCGATTCTTCGTCGTCGCCCGCCAGTTCCTCCCGCTGTTGCTGGCGTACGCCCGCGACCGCAAGCGGTTCGTGCTGTTCGGGTCGTCCCGGCAGGTGACACCCGAGCAGCGTCGCGCCCGCGCACAGTCGCTGCTCGACTCGCTGCTCACCCTCGGACCGACGTTCATCAAGCTCGGACAGCTGCTCTCGACGCGCCCGGACGTCCTCCCGCCCGAGTACATCGACGAGTTCTCGAAGCTCCAGGACCGGGTGCCACCCGCCGCCTGGGCCGAGGCGAAGGTCGTCCTGGAGGAGGACCTCGGCCCGATCGAGGAGCGCTTCGACGAGTTCGAGACGGAGGCGATAAGCGGGGCGTCGCTCGGACAGGTGTACCGGGCGTCCGTCGACGGCGACCCGGTCGCGGTGAAGATTCGCCGCCCCGGCATCGAGGACCTGGTCGAGGCCGACCTCCGGGTCATCAAGTGGTCGCTCCCGATAATCATGTACTTCGTCGGCGAGGCCCGGTCGTTCTCCCTGGAGACGCTGGCCGACGAGTTCAGCAAGACCATCCGCGAGGAGATGGACTACGAGCGAGAGGCCCGCATGCTCACCGAGATACGGGGGAACTTCCTCGAGAACGACCGCATCCGCATCCCCACCGTGCGGGACTCCCACTCGACCCGGCGGGTGCTGACCATGGAGTACGTCCCCGGGACGAAGATTAACGACCTCGACGACCTGGACGAACGGGGCATCGACCGCACCGAGCTCGCAGAGACGCTCCAACGGTCGTACCTCCAGATGATAATCGACGACGGCGTCTTCCACGCCGACCCCCACCCGGGCAACCTCGCGGTCCAGGACGACGGGACGCTCGTCTTCTACGACTTCGGGATGTCCGGCCGTGTCGACCCGTTCGTCCAGGACAAGATCGTCGACTTCTACGCGGCGGTGGCCGACCAGAACATCGACGCCATCCTCGACGCCCTCATCGAGATGGGTACCCTCTCGCCGGAGGCCGACCGGCAGGTGATGGGCGACGTGATGGAACTGGCCATCGCCGACGCCCGCGGGGAGGACATCGAGCAGTACCGCGTCCAGCAGATCGTCCAGCAGGTCGAGGACACCATCTACGAGTTCCCCCTTCGCCTGCCCTCGAACCTGGCGCTCGTCTTGCGGGTCGCGACGGTCGTCGAGGGAGTCTGTGTGACGCTGGACCCGGACTTCGACTTCATCGAGGTCGCGACGGGGTACCTCCAGTCGCAGGGCTTCATCGCCGCCGGCGCCCGGAGTTTCGTCGAAGACCGGGCCCGGGAGGTCCAGGATGCCACGCGGTCGGCGGTCCGCATCCCGCCGAAGCTCGAGTCGGTGCTGGACCGCGTCGAGCGCGAGGACCTGGTCGTCAGGGCCGACATCGAGGACTCCGACCGCCTGCTCGAGCGGATGACCAAACGGCTCATCCTGGGCATGTTGCTCGCGAGCACGCTGTTCTCGACGGCGTTCCTCTATGCCGAGTCGACCCAGCTCGTCGCGGCCGTCGCCGGTGCCGTCGTCCTGGCGCTCGTCGCGGGCCTGTGGTGGTCGTTCCGGACGAAGAAGGGCGTGCGAGCCAAGCCCCAGTTCACCCGCCAGAGCATGCGCGAACGGGAGGTGGAGCCCTCCGGGGGGCTCGCGACCTCGTTCGACGACGAGGGCGGCGACGGGTCCTGA
- the speB gene encoding agmatinase, translating to MFPGAGAARENARYALVGAPLDASTSFRPGARFGPRRVRQFAEQFDDYDRHTGQHFTKLAVYDHGDVGPTADTAEYLTFLESALGEFDREGATPLLVGGEHTVSVAGVRALDPDVFVCLDAHLDLRASYAGDVYSHATVTHHALEVADRAVVLGARTGSEAEWDRATESDVTVVPPEDVADWTPDIEGERAYLSVDVDAADPGFAPGTGTPEPFGLDPTEMHDVVRAVAPHAVGFDVVEVNDRDDGQAATLAAKLLRAFVFAHAA from the coding sequence ATGTTCCCCGGCGCTGGCGCGGCGCGCGAGAACGCCCGGTACGCGCTCGTGGGCGCGCCCCTCGACGCCTCCACGTCGTTCCGGCCCGGGGCCCGTTTTGGCCCGCGCCGCGTCCGCCAGTTCGCCGAGCAGTTCGACGACTACGACCGCCACACCGGCCAGCACTTCACGAAACTGGCCGTCTACGACCACGGCGACGTCGGCCCGACGGCCGACACCGCGGAGTACCTCACGTTCCTGGAGAGCGCCCTCGGGGAGTTCGACCGCGAGGGCGCGACGCCGCTGCTGGTCGGCGGCGAACACACCGTCTCCGTCGCCGGCGTACGCGCGCTCGACCCGGACGTGTTCGTCTGTCTCGACGCCCACCTCGACCTGCGGGCGTCCTACGCCGGCGACGTGTACTCGCACGCGACGGTGACCCATCACGCACTGGAGGTCGCGGACCGCGCCGTCGTACTGGGTGCCCGGACCGGGTCCGAGGCCGAGTGGGATCGGGCCACAGAGAGCGACGTGACCGTCGTCCCGCCCGAGGACGTGGCCGACTGGACGCCCGACATCGAGGGCGAGCGGGCCTACCTCTCGGTCGACGTCGACGCGGCCGACCCCGGGTTCGCACCGGGGACCGGGACGCCGGAGCCGTTCGGCCTCGACCCCACCGAGATGCACGACGTCGTCCGGGCGGTTGCGCCCCACGCCGTCGGGTTCGACGTCGTCGAGGTCAACGACAGGGACGACGGCCAGGCGGCGACGCTGGCCGCGAAGCTCCTGCGGGCGTTCGTCTTCGCCCACGCGGCGTAG
- a CDS encoding transcription elongation protein SprT, which produces MHESPAYEAIEGHDDLLAWSRTYCREVRREWGVDVRFDLVDWEVSTRAKRRAAAVKRPKLPDATVGEPYDWEAVEGADGRPLPCTVSLTWAAFESFDRAEWEATLRHELVHVEQYQRDGTTDHGAAFRARAADLETDVTCPAFSEPKYVLTCESCGDLVARRYRDCKLVRERARYRSDCCGAALELA; this is translated from the coding sequence GTGCACGAGTCGCCGGCCTACGAGGCTATCGAGGGACACGACGACCTCCTCGCGTGGTCACGGACCTACTGCCGCGAGGTCCGCCGCGAGTGGGGCGTCGACGTTCGGTTCGACCTCGTCGACTGGGAGGTCTCGACGCGGGCCAAGCGGCGGGCGGCGGCTGTCAAGCGACCGAAGCTCCCCGACGCGACGGTCGGCGAGCCCTACGACTGGGAGGCGGTCGAGGGGGCCGACGGGCGGCCCCTCCCCTGCACGGTGTCGCTGACCTGGGCGGCCTTCGAGTCGTTCGACCGGGCGGAGTGGGAGGCGACGCTGCGTCACGAACTCGTCCACGTCGAGCAGTACCAGCGCGACGGGACGACCGACCACGGCGCGGCCTTCCGGGCGCGCGCGGCGGACCTGGAGACCGACGTCACCTGTCCGGCCTTCTCGGAGCCGAAGTACGTCCTCACCTGCGAGTCCTGTGGCGACCTGGTCGCCAGACGCTACCGGGACTGCAAGCTCGTCCGGGAGCGAGCGCGGTACCGCTCTGACTGCTGTGGGGCGGCGCTCGAACTGGCCTGA
- a CDS encoding deoxyhypusine synthase, producing MTDHEDRETFSHDPIGHAEVRAGMTVGDLAESYGEAGIGASDLHEAVDVYSEMLADDVTTFFGLAGAMVPTGMRAIVSELIRDGHVDVLVTTGANLTHDTIEAIGGKHHHGEVTPEGRTEREHDETLRDEGVDRIYNVYLPQEHFALFESHLREEVFPVLESEGTVSIQRMTEAMGRANSEVNEREAVAEDDGVLAAAYENDVPVYCPAFQDSVLGLQAWMYSQTSEFTVDALADMTQITDIAYEADSAGAMVVGGGVPKNYVLQTMLVSPDAYDYAVQLTMDPSSTGGLSGATLDEARSWGKLEKDARNVSVYADATITLPLVVAAARERTGL from the coding sequence ATGACCGACCACGAGGACCGCGAGACGTTCAGCCACGACCCCATCGGCCACGCGGAGGTCCGAGCGGGCATGACCGTCGGCGACCTCGCCGAGAGCTACGGCGAGGCCGGCATCGGCGCGAGCGACCTCCACGAGGCCGTCGACGTCTACAGCGAGATGCTCGCCGATGACGTGACCACCTTCTTCGGCCTGGCCGGGGCGATGGTGCCGACGGGGATGCGCGCCATCGTCAGCGAACTCATCAGGGACGGCCACGTCGACGTGCTGGTGACGACGGGGGCGAACCTGACCCACGACACCATCGAGGCCATCGGCGGCAAGCACCACCACGGCGAGGTCACGCCCGAAGGCCGGACCGAACGGGAACACGACGAGACGCTGCGCGACGAGGGCGTCGACCGCATCTACAACGTCTACCTGCCCCAGGAGCACTTCGCGCTGTTCGAGAGCCACCTCCGCGAGGAGGTGTTCCCGGTCCTCGAATCCGAAGGCACCGTCTCCATCCAGCGCATGACCGAGGCGATGGGACGGGCCAACAGCGAGGTCAACGAGCGCGAGGCCGTCGCCGAGGACGACGGCGTGCTGGCCGCGGCATACGAGAACGACGTCCCGGTGTACTGCCCGGCGTTCCAGGACTCCGTGCTGGGCCTGCAGGCGTGGATGTACTCCCAGACCAGCGAGTTCACCGTCGACGCGCTGGCCGACATGACCCAGATCACGGACATCGCCTACGAGGCCGACAGCGCGGGGGCGATGGTCGTCGGCGGCGGCGTCCCGAAGAACTACGTCCTCCAGACGATGCTGGTGTCGCCGGACGCCTACGACTACGCGGTGCAGTTGACGATGGACCCCTCCAGCACCGGCGGGCTCTCCGGCGCGACGCTGGACGAGGCGCGCTCGTGGGGCAAACTCGAGAAAGACGCCCGGAACGTCTCGGTGTACGCCGACGCCACCATCACCCTGCCGCTCGTCGTCGCCGCGGCCCGCGAACGAACCGGGCTGTAG
- a CDS encoding Hsp20/alpha crystallin family protein — protein sequence MSALREALRDLPDAVFADVLESEDAYLFVLDLPGVDAGTLDVSVEGGRLIIEGQRTKEVPREFRFVREDRSVFLDVELPLPPDATGRGAEGTVERGVLELRLPKASSAPSTTIPIDEA from the coding sequence ATGTCAGCGCTGCGAGAGGCGTTACGAGACCTCCCCGATGCCGTGTTTGCGGACGTACTCGAATCCGAAGACGCGTACCTGTTCGTCCTCGACCTGCCGGGCGTCGATGCCGGGACCCTCGACGTCAGCGTCGAGGGCGGGCGACTCATCATCGAGGGACAGCGCACCAAAGAGGTCCCCCGGGAGTTCCGGTTCGTCCGCGAGGACCGGTCCGTGTTTCTCGACGTCGAGCTCCCGCTCCCGCCGGACGCCACCGGCCGCGGGGCCGAGGGTACCGTCGAGCGCGGCGTCCTCGAGCTCCGGCTCCCGAAGGCATCGTCCGCGCCGAGCACCACGATTCCCATCGACGAGGCCTGA
- a CDS encoding molybdopterin-binding protein, translating to MTAASSGDGGRLSLETARRTLGGYAIPVDRTDRVPLSVAVGRVLATDATANAPVQGADIAPDDVVFEAGTQVRPGDVGLLKAAGVGELLVRQRPQVGIVPTGDEVAAPEAGGEGGVETAGFTLAQYVDRWGGKVTYRNAVADDAPALRMAVQRDLTRDVVVVTGTERGDTLRSVVADLGDVAADCIAVDPGGETGLAVVQDRPVLLLPESPVGARVAAVKLLRPLLKSFAGAPLAAHPTRTATLTDGLASDASLRSFAPVSLGDGEATPMPGADLETVTRADGWVAVPSGHEGFPAGESVAVENWDYLP from the coding sequence ATGACCGCAGCATCGTCCGGGGATGGGGGCCGCCTCTCGCTCGAGACAGCGCGACGGACCCTCGGCGGCTACGCGATCCCGGTCGACCGGACCGACCGGGTCCCCCTGTCGGTGGCCGTGGGTCGCGTGCTGGCGACGGACGCGACGGCGAACGCCCCCGTCCAGGGCGCCGACATCGCGCCCGACGACGTCGTCTTCGAGGCCGGGACGCAGGTGCGCCCGGGCGACGTCGGCCTGCTGAAGGCCGCCGGCGTCGGCGAACTGCTCGTCAGACAGCGCCCGCAGGTCGGCATCGTTCCGACGGGCGACGAGGTGGCCGCGCCCGAGGCGGGCGGCGAGGGCGGCGTCGAGACCGCCGGGTTCACGCTCGCCCAGTACGTCGACCGCTGGGGCGGCAAGGTGACCTACCGGAACGCCGTCGCCGACGACGCGCCCGCGCTCCGGATGGCCGTCCAGCGGGACCTGACCCGTGACGTGGTCGTGGTGACGGGCACCGAACGGGGCGATACCCTCCGATCGGTGGTCGCCGACCTCGGCGACGTCGCCGCCGACTGCATCGCCGTCGACCCCGGGGGCGAGACGGGCCTGGCCGTCGTCCAGGACCGCCCAGTGCTCCTCCTGCCGGAGTCACCCGTCGGCGCCCGCGTCGCGGCCGTCAAGTTGCTCAGGCCGCTACTCAAGAGCTTTGCCGGGGCCCCGCTCGCGGCCCACCCGACCCGGACGGCGACGCTGACCGACGGGCTGGCGAGCGACGCGTCGCTCCGGTCGTTCGCCCCCGTCTCGCTTGGCGACGGCGAGGCGACGCCGATGCCGGGCGCCGACCTCGAGACGGTGACGCGAGCCGACGGCTGGGTGGCCGTGCCGTCGGGGCACGAGGGGTTCCCTGCCGGGGAGTCAGTGGCCGTCGAGAACTGGGACTATCTGCCCTAG